In one Microbacterium invictum genomic region, the following are encoded:
- the glyA gene encoding serine hydroxymethyltransferase, which translates to MSDPIFTAPLAEVDPEIADVLERELDRQRGFLEMIASENFVPVSVLQSQGSVLTNKYAEGYPGRRYYGGCEVVDVAEELAIERAKALFGAGFANVQPHSGATANAAVLHAIARPGDTLLGLALDQGGHLTHGMKINFSGRLFDIVAYGVDPETSLIDMDEVRRLAVEHKPKVIIAGWSAYPRQLDFARFREIADEVGAYLWVDMAHFAGLVAAGVHPSPFPHAHVVSSTVHKTIGGPRSGIILTDDPDLAKKINTAVFPGQQGGPLMHVIAAKATAFKLAATPEFRERQARTLRGAKILADRLMQPDVAAAGVAVRSGGTDVHLVLVDLRDAAIDGKQAEDLLHDIRITVNRNAVPNDPRPPMVTSGLRIGTPALATRGFGDAEFAEVADVIALALQPGADVEALRARVAALADAFPLYPGLTQ; encoded by the coding sequence GTGTCCGATCCGATCTTCACCGCCCCTCTCGCCGAGGTCGATCCCGAGATCGCCGATGTGCTCGAGCGCGAGCTCGACCGCCAGCGGGGCTTCCTCGAGATGATCGCGTCCGAGAACTTCGTGCCCGTCTCGGTGCTTCAGTCGCAGGGCTCGGTGCTGACCAACAAGTACGCCGAGGGATACCCCGGCCGTCGCTATTACGGCGGCTGCGAGGTCGTCGACGTCGCCGAGGAGCTCGCGATCGAGCGCGCCAAGGCGCTGTTCGGAGCCGGGTTCGCGAACGTTCAGCCGCACTCGGGCGCCACGGCGAATGCGGCGGTGCTGCACGCCATCGCCCGCCCGGGCGACACCCTCCTCGGCCTCGCACTGGATCAGGGCGGTCACCTCACGCACGGGATGAAGATCAACTTCTCGGGGCGGCTGTTCGACATCGTCGCCTACGGCGTCGACCCCGAGACCTCGCTGATCGACATGGACGAGGTGCGGCGCCTGGCCGTGGAGCACAAGCCCAAGGTCATCATCGCGGGATGGTCGGCCTACCCCCGTCAGCTGGACTTCGCGCGGTTCCGCGAGATCGCCGATGAGGTAGGCGCCTACCTGTGGGTCGACATGGCCCACTTCGCCGGCCTCGTGGCCGCAGGGGTCCACCCCTCGCCCTTCCCGCACGCGCACGTGGTGTCCTCCACCGTCCACAAGACGATCGGCGGTCCCCGCTCGGGCATCATCCTCACCGACGACCCGGACCTCGCGAAGAAGATCAACACCGCCGTCTTCCCCGGCCAGCAGGGCGGACCGCTCATGCACGTCATCGCCGCGAAGGCGACCGCGTTCAAGCTGGCCGCGACGCCGGAGTTCCGCGAGCGGCAGGCGCGCACGCTCCGCGGAGCGAAGATCCTCGCCGACCGGCTCATGCAGCCCGATGTCGCCGCGGCGGGTGTCGCCGTACGCTCCGGAGGCACCGACGTGCACCTCGTGCTCGTCGACCTCCGCGACGCGGCGATCGACGGCAAGCAGGCGGAGGATCTGCTCCACGACATCCGGATCACCGTCAACCGCAACGCCGTCCCCAACGACCCGCGCCCGCCCATGGTGACCTCGGGTCTGCGGATCGGCACCCCGGCGCTCGCCACACGTGGGTTCGGCGACGCCGAGTTCGCCGAGGTGGCCGACGTCATCGCGCTCGCGCTCCAGCCCGGAGCCGACGTCGAGGCCCTGCGGGCGCGCGTCGCGGCCCTCGCCGACGCGTTCCCGCTCTACCCCGGCCTCACGCAGTAA